In Labrus mixtus chromosome 9, fLabMix1.1, whole genome shotgun sequence, the DNA window AGAAGGAGACTTTAAAAGGCTTTGCTAAGAAAGTAGTTATACACCATACTGCTGTCCAAGCATGCAAAGACCTGAAAGAGTGTAAGACCCGACTTGTCAGCATTCAGAGAGGGCATATGACGGACAAAAAATTTGACGACATTGGATACAAGTGAGTAGGTTTAACAGTCGAGGCAAATGTAATCCCTTAAAGATGTCAAGTATTGGATGTATGAAGTGTTTGATGGATTTTAATGCTAAAGTGTCCTTTATTGTGTTATGTGTTTTAGTTTCCTTGTTGCAGGTGATGGCACAGTGTTTGAAGGCCGGGGCTGGGGTGTGGTAGGAGCGCATGCCAAAGGCAATAATCATGACTCATTGGGGATTGCCTTCATGGGCAATTTCAACAGTAAGTGAACTCATTTACTGTTTTTCCTGCACATAAAGCTGCAGCTTTCAGAAGCCTTCATGGTGGTTGTATGAAATCTGTTGCTGtagatcaaaaaaatcacattttatctGTTTAGTGTGCAtaatcagactcttttttttaaatttgatctcAGATGATACACCAAGCAAAGAGGCAATATCGTCagtcaaacagctgctgcagttGGGAGTTTGTCAGAGCTTTTTGGATCCAGAGTTTGTCCTGTTTGGGCACCGGGATCTGGGTTCAACAGAATGTCCCGGAAATAAACTGTATGCTGCTCTGCCACAACTGAGAAATGCCAAATAAATCTCACTGCATATAAAGATGAGACTGGTGGAGAATTCTTTCACTACCTTCGATGGTAATTTCCTGTCTACATTATTTTATCCAGGTTCTACACATTA includes these proteins:
- the pglyrp5 gene encoding peptidoglycan recognition protein 5; translated protein: MAQQVNVVSREQWGAAPPRKKETLKGFAKKVVIHHTAVQACKDLKECKTRLVSIQRGHMTDKKFDDIGYNFLVAGDGTVFEGRGWGVVGAHAKGNNHDSLGIAFMGNFNNDTPSKEAISSVKQLLQLGVCQSFLDPEFVLFGHRDLGSTECPGNKLYAALPQLRNAK